Genomic segment of Arachis hypogaea cultivar Tifrunner chromosome 11, arahy.Tifrunner.gnm2.J5K5, whole genome shotgun sequence:
GGATGCCAAGATTGCTCCGACGAAGTTTCCAACCACAGAAAGGTGTGATGATGGGTTTGCAACTTTGCAAAGACGCCTTTTCCCGCCAGAGAGCCACTGTCCATAGATTTTGAGCTCAAGAAGAAAGTAAGGACCCATGAAGGTGCACCATATAGCAGGGTGGAGTGTGCCTTGTGGGGCTAGCTTAGGGGGCACCCCTATGGCGAGGAACATGCATACGACCCATGGAGCGAAGAAGAAGTTGACTCTGACTGGGTGGAAGTACTCTCTTTTCACTGCTTCAAAGTAGAATATGCATTTCAGAATGTATGTGAAGGTAACTGCTGTTAACACTGCCACTGCCAAGAGCCACAGGCCAAAGTTGATGGCTGGGGTTATATGTAGGAACTTGGTGGCTGGCGAGGTTGCGAGGGCCCGCCAGAGCACCACTTGGCTGCTTAGGCCAAGACAGATACCGTAGCATCCGATCGGAAACCGGAGGAGGAAGGGCCATTTCTCGTCTTTGGGGAGAAGAATGTCCTCTGAATCCTGTCACACAGTAATTAGAATTGGGAAAAGAAGTCAAAAAAATATCACTATAAAACAAATGATCCCTTTTAAAATGACGGAAGGATGAACCTGTTGGACGGAATTAatttggaaaagtctagggggcagtaactttgttaaattttggccagTATGTAATCAGCAAAGAAAAGTAAGCTATTGAATGAAATCTTacactaatctcacaccattaaaatcatcttGATagttatttgatggctacaaatcacaaaaattgctgactCCTAACATTTCTCAATTAATTTTGTGGACTTTTAGTGAAAAAAATTCTATTATTATATCTGACCTTGACTTGATCCAACTCAGGTCCTCTAAGAGCATCAAAATATCTACCAGCAGGAACACTTTCATTCACAGAATCTTGATTCCCACTGAACCCATTACTCTTCTGAGATTccaattgatgatgatgatccttTTCTTTATTCCTTGTTGGTAACAAAGAATTCTGCTTGCTGAGTGTTGACTTAGTCTTGAATATGCTGAAGTCCCTCTTCCTCGCTTCCAATCCATGGATCCCATTGGCACCACCCAAACTAGTTCCACTTCTTGTTAGAGTAGCCTTCCTCTCGTATTCTTTTGCTTTCTTCTCGCTGTTCAGCACCGAAAACCCCGTCTCCAGCGAGACTTGCCGGTTAAAACTCCGGTGATGGGGTTTCCTTGATTCTTTAGCCTT
This window contains:
- the LOC112721303 gene encoding guard cell S-type anion channel SLAC1; protein product: MEKKPIALGSQQNHFVDIDEVLPEEEEGDEERMIKTEEKAEKKQQLMSNKAKESRKPHHRSFNRQVSLETGFSVLNSEKKAKEYERKATLTRSGTSLGGANGIHGLEARKRDFSIFKTKSTLSKQNSLLPTRNKEKDHHHQLESQKSNGFSGNQDSVNESVPAGRYFDALRGPELDQVKDSEDILLPKDEKWPFLLRFPIGCYGICLGLSSQVVLWRALATSPATKFLHITPAINFGLWLLAVAVLTAVTFTYILKCIFYFEAVKREYFHPVRVNFFFAPWVVCMFLAIGVPPKLAPQGTLHPAIWCTFMGPYFLLELKIYGQWLSGGKRRLCKVANPSSHLSVVGNFVGAILASKVGWNEPAKFLWAVGFAHYLVVFVTLYQRLPTSEALPKELHPVYSMFIAAPSAASLAWENVYGEFDGLSRTCYFIALFLYVSLVVRINFFTGFRFSVAWWSYTFPMTTASVATIKYAEQVPCFISKGLALGLSFMSSTMVSVLFVSTLLHAFVWHTLFPNDLAIAITYKKRQGREKKPLKKAYDIKRWTKKALTINNNSVTENKDAAQE